In Erwinia sp. SLM-02, the genomic window CGGCTAATCAGGCCTGATTCCTGGCCACAAAAAAAGGCAGCGTCTGGCTGCCTTTTTTTATGTCTGAAAACGGCCATTCCGGCACATTCCCGATCGAGTTATCCCATCAACAATGCCATTGAAAATGCGTGTCGGCAAGGGTCCAGGCCGCTTTTATCAGCCCGTTTCACACTTTTATCCTTCTTGACAAAAAGTGACAATAAAATGTGATCTAAATCACACATTTTACCGTTTTAGGCGCTATGCTGGACTTACCAAGACGGAAATGACAGAGAGGTAAGCACTATGGTTCTGAACATTACCAGCAAACAAATGGAAATTACTCCGGCTATCCGCCAGCATGTCGAAGACCGTCTCTCTAAGCTCGAAAAATGGCAAACCCATCTGATTAATCCGCACATTGTTCTTTCGAAGGAGCCGAAAGAGTTCGTTGCCGATGCCAATATCAACACGCCTAACGGCCCGCTGGTTGCCACCGCAAAACATGAAGATATGTACACGGCAATCAACGAGTTGATTAATAAACTCGAGCGCCAGCTGAATAAAGTTCAGCATAAAGGTGAAGCGCGCCGCGCCGCCGCCAGCGTCAAAGATCTTAGCCCGATCGACGAAGAATAACCCCCTCATCTCGGATAACGCGCCTGCGGGCGCGTTTTTTATTGACAGAGTGAAATTACAGCGGTTACTTTAACCCTCAAGACCGCTGCAATGAATTGAGCAAAAAAATGAAATTTATCCCGTTTTTCTTCGCATTCTTTTTTACCTTCCCCTGACTGGGAGGCAATTCGTCGTGTAAGAATGAATGCGAAGACGAACAATAAAGCCTCCCGAAAGTGGGAGGCTTTTTTTTTAGCGACATCTGACAGGTAGCGATATGAACTCCGAGAATCCTTTGCTGGCCCTGCGTGGAAAAATCAGCGCGCTGGATGAAGAACTACTGCAACTGCTGGCCCAGCGCCGCGCGCTGGCGATTGACGTTGCCACGGCTAAAATGGCGACGCATCGCCCTGTGCGCGATATCGATCGTGAGCGCGATTTGCTTGAGCACCTGATTACGCTGGGTAAAACCCACAAACTGGACGCTCACTACATTACCCGCCTGTTCCAGCTGATCATTGAAGATTCGGTGCTGACCCAGCAGGCCCTGCTGCAAAAGCATCTGAACAACACTAACGCGCACTCTGCCCGTATTGCCTTCCTGGGTCCGAAAGGTTCCTACTCGCATCTGGCTTCACGCCACTATGCGGCGCGCCATTTTGATAATTTTATCGAAAGCGGCTGCCTGAAATTCCACGATATCTTCAATCAGGTTGAAACCGGCCAGGCGGATTACGCCGTGCTGCCGATTGAAAACACAACGTCCGGCTCCATCACCGATGTCTATGACCTGCTGCAGCAGACCAGCCTGTCTATCGTCGGGGAAATCACCCTGCCCATCGACCACTGCGTGCTGGTTTCCGGCAGCACCGATCTCCAGCAGATTGAGACCGTCTACAGCCATCCGCAGCCATTCCAGCAGTGCAGCCAGTTTATTCATCGCTATCCGCACTGGAAAATTGAGTACACCGAAAGCACTGCCGCCGCGATGGAAAAAGTTGCCGCTATGAATTCACCTAAGGTCGCAGCGCTGGGAAGTGAAGCCGGCGGCGACCTGTATGGCCTGCAGGTTCTGGAAAGGAATCTCGCCAACCAGCGACAGAATATTACCCGCTTTATCGTGCTGGCCCGCAAGCCGGTGGATGTTTCGATGCAGGTCCCGGCGAAAACGACGCTGATTATGGCAACAGGGCAGCAGGCTGGTGCACTGGTTGAGGCATTACTGGTGCTGCGTCAGCATAACCTGACCATGAGCAAACTGGAGTCCCGCCCGATCAACGGTAACCCGTGGGAAGAGATGTTTTACATCGATTTCCAGGGCAATCTGCGCTCAGAAGAGGTTCAGCAGGCGCTGCGCGAGCTGGCTCCGATCACCCGATCGCTGAAAGTGCTGGGCTGCTATCCCAGCGAAAACGTCGTAGCGGTAGAGCCTCTCTGATTGTGACCGGTGGCCTGCCGGTGCGGGCCACCTCCATTCAGCACAACAGAAGCATTCCCCCCTGAGCCCTGACGCTATATCATGGTGTATATAGCGATTTTCAGGAACTCAGTATGCGTCATCTCTTCCGATCTTTAACTCTGGCGATTTTTATCGCATCCGTACCGTTTTTCTCTTATGCCGATCGTCAGGTAACAGACCAGCTTGGCAGGCAGGTTACCATCCCGGACAGGGTTGACCGGGTGGTTGTTCTTCAGCATCAAACCCTGAACCTGCTGGTCCAGCTGGACGCCACCAGTAAGATGGTGGGGATCCTTGCTAACTGGCGGCAGCAGCTTGGCGACAGCTATGCCCGGCTGGTGCCTGAACTGACCAAAGTACCGATGCTGGGCGATCTGACTCATGTCGACCTGGAAAAGCTGGTTGCTCTGCATCCTCAGGTAGTGTTTGTCACTAACTACGCACCGCAGGAGATGATCGACCAGATCCAGCAGCTCGGGATTGCCGTGATTGCCATCTCGCTGCGTGCAGATGATAAGCAACAGAGCCATCTCAACCCCGATTTGCAGAACGAAGAACAGGCTTACAACCAGGGTCTGAAAGACGGAATCCGCTTAATCGGCACGGTGGTTAACCAGCAGCAGCAGGCAGAGGCGCTGATTAAAGCCACTTTCAGCCTGCGTCAGCAAACCACCGACCGCCTGAAGGACATTCCTGCCGCCCAGCGCATCCGCGTGTATATGGCGAACCCCGATCTGACGACCTACGGTTCAGGGAAATATACCGGCCTGATGATGAACCACGCCGGAGCGATGAACGTGGCGGCCGCGACGGTAAAAGGCTATAAGCAGGTTTCGATGGAGCAGATACTGGCCTGGGATCCTCAGGTGATCTTTGTGCAGGACCGTTATCCACAGGTGGTGGAAGAGATTTACCAACAGCCTAACTGGCAGGCGTTAGAGGCGGTAAAAAATCATCGCGTTTATCTGATGCCGGAATATGCCAAGGCGTGGGGATATCCGATGCCGGAAGCGATGGCGCTGGGCGAACTGTGGATGGCGAAAAAGCTTTATCCCGAAAAATTCAAGGATATCGACATGCAGCAGCAGGCTGAAAGCTGGTATCAGCGCTTTTACCGCACACACTACAACGGCAGCAACTGATGCAGCCGCTGCGCGTGCTGGCCGCCGGAAGCCTGCGTCCCGTCTGGTCGGCGATGGCTGAGCACTTTCGGAATGAGTATCCGCCCGGTATTGAAACGCAGTTTGGTCCGGCCGGTCTGCTCCGGCAGCGCATCGAACAGGGTGAATCCTGCGATCTGTTTGCCTCAGCTAATCTGGCGCATCCGCAGGCGCTACGACAGTCAGGCCGGGCACTGCAGGTCGCCGCCTTTTGCCGCAACTCACTGTGCCTGAATGTACGCCGGGAGCTCGGTAACCTTTCCTGGCTGCAGCTGTTGCAGCATCCGCAACTGCGTATCGCCACCTCAACGGCCGGCAGCGACCCCTGCGGTGATTATGCATGGCAGATGTTCGACAGGCTGGCTTTGTGGGATAGCGAACTGGGGGAAAACCTCAGGCAGCGCGCCCGGATGGTGGTTGGAGGGGAACACTCCCCGGCGATCCCACCGGGTATGCAGGCGGCTTCGTGGATTATCGAGTCAGACCAGGCCGATATTTTTATTGGCTACAGCAGCTACGGCCATCGGCGAGAGCACAACAGCCGGATTGCGACGGTCAGTATTCCTCAGGAATGGCAGCCGTCAGCCATCTATGGGTTTGCGGTTTGCGATCCGCGCGCACAGCCTCTGGGTGATTTTTTACTGTCGGAAGAGGCACAGGCCATTTTACGCCAGTATGGTTTTGGCGCGGCGGGGGCGTAGGACGCGCGAGAAGAGACAAACAGCAGAGCTGGCAGGCAAAAAAAAGACAGCCCGGCGGCAATTACCGTTCACTCAGCGTGCCCGGTAATCACTCAACGGCTGTCCTTCTTACTCAATGCGGAAAATCAGGCCCGGCTGTCGTTTGCCTGGCGCAGCAGCGTTCGGCTCTCGGCCTGGAAGCGCTTCGCGTAGTCGCCAAACCAGTGTTCAACCCGGCGGAAGCTGTCAATAAACGCCTGCTTGTCACCGTGCTCCAGCAGCTTAATCGCCTCGCCAAACCGCGCGTAGTAACGCTTAATCAGCGCCAGGTTGCTCTCTGAAGACATAATGATGTCCGCGTAAAGCTGCGGGTCCTGCGCGAACAGACGGCCGACCATCGCCAGCTCAAGCCGGTAGATAGGTGAAGACAGCGCCAGCAGCTGTTCCAGCTGTACGTTCTCTTCGGCCAGATGCAGGCCATAAGCGAAGGTAGCAAAGTGGCGCAGCGCCTGAATAAACGCCATATTCTGGTCGTGCTCGACCGCACTGATGCGATGAAGGCGCGCGCCCCAGACCTGAATCTGTTCCAGGAACCACTGATAGGCTTCAGGCTGGCGGCCGTCACACCATACCACCACCTGTTTCGCCAGACTGCCGCTGTCCGGGCCAAACATCGGGTGCAGGCCCAACACCGGCCCACCGTGTGCGGCCAGCATCGCCTGCAGCGGTTTATTTTTCACCGATGCCAGATCGACCAGAATGCAGTCCTGCGGCAGCGGTGGCAGTTCGGCGATTACCTGTTCGGTCAGATGGATCGGCACGCTGATAATCACCATTCCGGCATCGGCCAGCAGAGCTTCCGCCTGATGATGTTCCTCTTTGTCGAGGATCTTCACCTGATAGCCCGAAAGGGTCAGCATTTTTTCAAACAGCCGCCCCATCTGCCCTTTACCACCGACAATCACCACCGGACGCAGTTCCGGGTTTAGCGTTTTGAAACCTTTATCATTTTCACTGGTATAGGATTCACGCATGACCCGGCGCAGCACATCTTCAATCAGATCCGGCGGTACGCCGAGCAGCTCGGCTTCTTTGCGGCGCGAGGCCAGCATGGTGGCCTCGCGTTCCGGTACATAGATCGGTAATCCGTAGCGGCTTTTCACTTCCCCCACTTCCGCTACCAGCTCCAGCCGTTTAGCCAGCAAATCCAGTAGCGCTTTGTCCACTTCATCAATTTGATCGCGCAGTGCGGTCAGTTCAGCCACCATAACTCGTTAATCCTCTTACTGCAGACGTGCCGCCAGTACGCCGCTGAGATCCTGATGAATTTCACGCAGCAGGCTTTCAGTCGTTTCCCAGTTGATGCAGGCATCGGTGACCGAAACACCGTAGCGCATTTCACTGCGCGGCTGCTCGGAAGACTGATTGCCTTCATTAAGGTGACTTTCCAGCATCAGACCGATAATTGAACGGTTACCGTCTTTGATCTGTGCCACTGCAGATTCAGCTACGCCCGACTGGCGGCGGAAATCTTTATTCGAATTGCCGTGACTGCAATCTATCATCAAGGATGGGCGGAGTCCCGCCTGCTGCATCTCTTTTTCACACTGAGCCACATCTTCCGGGCCGTAGTTTGGTTTTTTACCGCCGCGCAGGATCACGTGTCCGTCCGGGTTACCCTGGGTTTGCAGCAGGCAGACCTGGCCGGCCTGGTTAATACCGACGAAACGGTGCGGCATCGCTGCGGCGCGCATGGCGTTAATGGCGGTGCCCAGGCTGCCATCGGTGCCGTTTTTAAAACCAACCGGCATCGACAGGCCAGACGCCATTTCACGGTGTGTCTGCGACTCGGTGGTACGCGCTCCGATAGCGGACCAGCTGAACAGATCGCCCAGGTACTGCGGGCTGTTCGGATCCAGCGCTTCGGTCGCCAGCGGCAGGCCCATTTCAACCAGGTTCAGCAGCAGCTGGCGCGCAATGTGCAGGCCACCTTCCATATCAAAAGTGTTATCCATGTGCGGATCGTTAATCAGGCCTTTCCAGCCAACGGTGGTACGCGGCTTTTCAAAGTAAACGCGCATCACAATGTACAGCTGGTCACCCACCTGGTCCGCCAGGGTTTTCAGATGACGTGCGTATTCCAGCGCCGCATCCGTATCGTGAATCGAACAAGGCCCGCACACCACCAGCAGACGGTGATCTTTACCGTTGATGATGTCAGAAATGGTCTGGCGTGAAGCGGCAATTTGCTGCTCCAGCGCGCCGTTCAGCGGGAAACGTTTTTTCAGTTCCTCTGGGGTAATCAGAACCTGTTCATCAGCGATATGAATGTTGTTCAGCGCATCTTTTTGCATGATCGTAATCCTGGGCAATTCGATTAATAGGGATCCTCAATGAGGTTGAAAAGAACTGTATCACAATGCGTACATTACTCAACCCCTGCATGTACACTTTTATTACCACCCGCATTATAAATACGCCGATCACTAGATATAGTTCAATGTAATCAATTATTTATATATTAAAAATCAAAGCAAGCAGCCATCAACATAAGTAAACATTTATTTACATCCTGCTATTTAATAAAAAACCCTGTCTTTTCCGTCACCTGCCGTTCTGGTCCGTCCGCACTATGGTATTGTTGGCGTTTATCAATGATTGATTAAGGCAATACCCAGGGGGAGTGAATGGAATTTATCATGCGGGAATTTGAGGATGCTGATGCAGCGGCCTTCGCGCTGGCGGTTAATCAGTCACTGGATACCCTGCTGCCGTGGATG contains:
- the raiA gene encoding ribosome-associated translation inhibitor RaiA, which translates into the protein MVLNITSKQMEITPAIRQHVEDRLSKLEKWQTHLINPHIVLSKEPKEFVADANINTPNGPLVATAKHEDMYTAINELINKLERQLNKVQHKGEARRAAASVKDLSPIDEE
- the pheL gene encoding pheA operon leader peptide PheL — translated: MKFIPFFFAFFFTFP
- the pheA gene encoding bifunctional chorismate mutase/prephenate dehydratase, producing the protein MNSENPLLALRGKISALDEELLQLLAQRRALAIDVATAKMATHRPVRDIDRERDLLEHLITLGKTHKLDAHYITRLFQLIIEDSVLTQQALLQKHLNNTNAHSARIAFLGPKGSYSHLASRHYAARHFDNFIESGCLKFHDIFNQVETGQADYAVLPIENTTSGSITDVYDLLQQTSLSIVGEITLPIDHCVLVSGSTDLQQIETVYSHPQPFQQCSQFIHRYPHWKIEYTESTAAAMEKVAAMNSPKVAALGSEAGGDLYGLQVLERNLANQRQNITRFIVLARKPVDVSMQVPAKTTLIMATGQQAGALVEALLVLRQHNLTMSKLESRPINGNPWEEMFYIDFQGNLRSEEVQQALRELAPITRSLKVLGCYPSENVVAVEPL
- a CDS encoding ABC transporter substrate-binding protein, producing MRHLFRSLTLAIFIASVPFFSYADRQVTDQLGRQVTIPDRVDRVVVLQHQTLNLLVQLDATSKMVGILANWRQQLGDSYARLVPELTKVPMLGDLTHVDLEKLVALHPQVVFVTNYAPQEMIDQIQQLGIAVIAISLRADDKQQSHLNPDLQNEEQAYNQGLKDGIRLIGTVVNQQQQAEALIKATFSLRQQTTDRLKDIPAAQRIRVYMANPDLTTYGSGKYTGLMMNHAGAMNVAAATVKGYKQVSMEQILAWDPQVIFVQDRYPQVVEEIYQQPNWQALEAVKNHRVYLMPEYAKAWGYPMPEAMALGELWMAKKLYPEKFKDIDMQQQAESWYQRFYRTHYNGSN
- a CDS encoding substrate-binding domain-containing protein gives rise to the protein MQPLRVLAAGSLRPVWSAMAEHFRNEYPPGIETQFGPAGLLRQRIEQGESCDLFASANLAHPQALRQSGRALQVAAFCRNSLCLNVRRELGNLSWLQLLQHPQLRIATSTAGSDPCGDYAWQMFDRLALWDSELGENLRQRARMVVGGEHSPAIPPGMQAASWIIESDQADIFIGYSSYGHRREHNSRIATVSIPQEWQPSAIYGFAVCDPRAQPLGDFLLSEEAQAILRQYGFGAAGA
- the tyrA gene encoding bifunctional chorismate mutase/prephenate dehydrogenase; this translates as MVAELTALRDQIDEVDKALLDLLAKRLELVAEVGEVKSRYGLPIYVPEREATMLASRRKEAELLGVPPDLIEDVLRRVMRESYTSENDKGFKTLNPELRPVVIVGGKGQMGRLFEKMLTLSGYQVKILDKEEHHQAEALLADAGMVIISVPIHLTEQVIAELPPLPQDCILVDLASVKNKPLQAMLAAHGGPVLGLHPMFGPDSGSLAKQVVVWCDGRQPEAYQWFLEQIQVWGARLHRISAVEHDQNMAFIQALRHFATFAYGLHLAEENVQLEQLLALSSPIYRLELAMVGRLFAQDPQLYADIIMSSESNLALIKRYYARFGEAIKLLEHGDKQAFIDSFRRVEHWFGDYAKRFQAESRTLLRQANDSRA
- a CDS encoding 3-deoxy-7-phosphoheptulonate synthase produces the protein MQKDALNNIHIADEQVLITPEELKKRFPLNGALEQQIAASRQTISDIINGKDHRLLVVCGPCSIHDTDAALEYARHLKTLADQVGDQLYIVMRVYFEKPRTTVGWKGLINDPHMDNTFDMEGGLHIARQLLLNLVEMGLPLATEALDPNSPQYLGDLFSWSAIGARTTESQTHREMASGLSMPVGFKNGTDGSLGTAINAMRAAAMPHRFVGINQAGQVCLLQTQGNPDGHVILRGGKKPNYGPEDVAQCEKEMQQAGLRPSLMIDCSHGNSNKDFRRQSGVAESAVAQIKDGNRSIIGLMLESHLNEGNQSSEQPRSEMRYGVSVTDACINWETTESLLREIHQDLSGVLAARLQ